The following are encoded together in the Citrobacter arsenatis genome:
- a CDS encoding isochorismatase family protein, with protein sequence MSSPANFNGSRPVIDVNDSVMLLIDHQSGLFQTVGDMPMPELRARAAALAKMATLAKMPVITTASVPQGPNGPLIPEIHTNAPHAQYVARKGEINAWDNEDFVKAVKATGRKTLIIAGTITSVCMAFPAISAVAEGYKVFAVIDASGTYSKMAQEITLARVVQAGVVPMDTAAVASEIQGTWNREDAAEWAEVYTKVFPAYQLLIESYSKAQEVVTNGEKLDSQR encoded by the coding sequence ATGTCCAGTCCTGCAAACTTTAATGGTTCACGTCCGGTCATCGATGTGAATGATTCCGTCATGCTGCTTATCGATCATCAGAGCGGGCTGTTCCAGACCGTCGGCGATATGCCAATGCCAGAACTGCGTGCGCGTGCCGCCGCGCTGGCGAAAATGGCTACCCTGGCGAAGATGCCGGTGATTACCACGGCCTCCGTACCGCAGGGACCTAACGGTCCGTTGATCCCAGAGATCCACACCAATGCGCCGCATGCCCAATACGTGGCGCGTAAAGGTGAAATCAACGCCTGGGATAACGAAGACTTCGTGAAAGCGGTCAAAGCAACGGGGCGTAAAACGCTGATTATCGCCGGTACGATTACCAGTGTGTGCATGGCTTTCCCGGCTATCAGCGCGGTTGCGGAAGGCTACAAGGTTTTCGCAGTAATCGATGCTTCCGGTACTTACAGCAAAATGGCGCAGGAAATTACCCTGGCTCGCGTTGTTCAGGCTGGTGTCGTGCCAATGGATACCGCCGCCGTCGCCTCTGAAATTCAGGGCACATGGAACCGTGAAGACGCCGCCGAATGGGCGGAAGTGTATACCAAAGTCTTCCCGGCTTATCAGTTGCTGATCGAGAGCTACAGCAAAGCCCAGGAAGTCGTGACTAACGGCGAAAAACTGGACTCTCAGCGCTAA
- a CDS encoding pirin family protein has product MKQVTGVYTAARPHWVGDGFPVRSMFSYQSHAEQLSPFLLLDYAGPHTFTPGNEKRGVGEHPHRGFETVTIVYSGEVEHRDSTGRGGIIGPGDVQWMTAGAGILHEEFHSPEFTRQGGELEMVQLWVNLPAKDKMAVPGYQGISSDVIPTVALPDEAGSVRVIAGSYQDTKGPAHTFSPLNVWDMRLQCNHQLTLSQPEGWSTALVVLKGNITVNGTTPASEAQLVVLSQQGNTLHIEATSDASVLLLSGEPLNEPIVGYGPFVMNTKQEIAEAVRDFNSGRFGQI; this is encoded by the coding sequence ATGAAACAAGTAACAGGCGTCTACACCGCAGCTCGCCCACACTGGGTTGGCGATGGATTTCCGGTTCGCTCAATGTTCTCTTACCAGTCTCATGCTGAGCAACTAAGTCCGTTCCTGCTGCTGGATTACGCCGGTCCGCATACGTTCACTCCGGGTAACGAGAAACGCGGCGTAGGCGAACACCCGCACCGTGGTTTTGAGACGGTGACCATCGTTTACAGCGGCGAAGTTGAACACCGTGATTCAACCGGTCGCGGCGGCATTATCGGCCCCGGCGACGTGCAGTGGATGACTGCAGGTGCAGGAATATTACACGAAGAGTTCCATTCACCTGAATTTACCCGTCAGGGTGGTGAACTGGAAATGGTGCAGCTGTGGGTCAATCTGCCGGCAAAAGACAAAATGGCCGTACCGGGTTATCAGGGCATCAGCAGCGATGTTATTCCCACCGTCGCCCTGCCCGATGAAGCAGGTAGCGTTCGCGTAATTGCGGGTAGCTATCAGGATACGAAAGGTCCGGCACATACCTTTTCGCCGCTGAACGTCTGGGATATGCGCCTGCAATGTAATCATCAGCTTACGTTGTCCCAGCCGGAAGGATGGAGCACCGCCCTGGTGGTATTAAAAGGCAATATCACCGTAAACGGCACCACACCTGCCAGCGAAGCACAACTGGTGGTGCTCAGCCAGCAGGGAAATACGCTACACATTGAAGCCACCAGCGATGCCAGCGTGCTGCTGCTGTCTGGCGAACCGTTGAACGAGCCGATTGTGGGTTATGGTCCGTTTGTGATGAACACGAAACAAGAAATCGCTGAAGCCGTACGCGATTTTAACTCCGGCCGCTTTGGCCAAATCTGA
- a CDS encoding LysR family transcriptional regulator: MTKPDLNDFAWFVHVVEEGGFAAAGRALDEPKSKLSRRIAQLEERLGVRLIQRTTRQFNVTEVGQTFYEHCKAMLVEAQAAQDAIAALQVEPRGIVKLTCPVTLLHVHIGPMLARFMARYPDVSIQLEATNRRVDVVGEGLDVAIRVRPRPFEDSDLVMRVLADRGHRLYASPQLIEQMGTLHSPAELTRWPGLSLAAGKHVHRWELFGPQGARAEVHFTPRMITTDMLALREAAVAGVGVVQLPQLMVKDQLAAGELVALLDGWEPKREIIHAVFPSRRGLLPSVRALVDFLTEEYARMIED, encoded by the coding sequence ATGACAAAACCGGATCTCAATGATTTTGCATGGTTTGTGCATGTTGTAGAGGAAGGGGGATTCGCGGCGGCGGGTCGTGCGCTTGATGAACCAAAGTCAAAACTGAGCCGACGGATAGCGCAGTTGGAAGAGAGGCTGGGAGTCCGACTGATTCAGCGAACCACCCGCCAGTTTAACGTGACGGAAGTTGGGCAAACCTTTTACGAACACTGTAAGGCGATGCTGGTGGAAGCGCAGGCTGCGCAGGATGCCATTGCCGCGTTACAGGTTGAACCGCGTGGGATTGTGAAGCTGACTTGTCCTGTTACGTTGCTACATGTGCATATCGGACCAATGCTTGCTCGCTTTATGGCGCGTTATCCTGACGTATCAATACAGCTTGAGGCCACTAACCGCCGTGTTGACGTCGTTGGAGAAGGTCTGGACGTGGCAATTCGCGTCAGGCCCCGGCCATTTGAGGATAGCGACCTGGTGATGCGTGTCCTGGCGGACAGGGGACATCGTTTGTATGCCAGCCCGCAGCTCATCGAGCAAATGGGAACACTACACTCTCCGGCGGAGCTGACGCGCTGGCCTGGTTTGAGTCTGGCCGCGGGTAAGCATGTGCATCGTTGGGAGTTATTTGGCCCGCAGGGCGCACGGGCGGAGGTGCATTTCACGCCGCGAATGATTACCACCGATATGCTGGCGTTACGCGAAGCCGCAGTTGCCGGCGTAGGTGTTGTGCAACTTCCGCAGTTGATGGTAAAAGATCAATTAGCTGCGGGCGAACTGGTCGCGTTGCTCGACGGTTGGGAACCGAAGCGAGAAATTATTCACGCCGTCTTCCCATCTCGCAGGGGATTATTACCTTCAGTGCGCGCATTAGTGGATTTCTTAACGGAAGAATATGCGCGGATGATTGAGGATTAA
- the infA gene encoding translation initiation factor IF-1, with the protein MAKEDNIEMQGTVLDTLPNTMFRVELENGHVVTAHISGKMRKNYIRILTGDKVTVELTPYDLSKGRIVFRSR; encoded by the coding sequence ATGGCCAAAGAAGACAATATTGAAATGCAGGGTACCGTTCTCGATACGTTACCTAATACCATGTTCCGCGTAGAGTTAGAAAACGGTCACGTGGTTACTGCACACATCTCCGGTAAAATGCGTAAAAACTATATCCGCATCCTGACGGGCGACAAAGTGACTGTTGAGCTGACCCCGTACGACCTGAGCAAAGGCCGCATTGTCTTCCGTAGTCGCTGA